One part of the Kwoniella dendrophila CBS 6074 chromosome 5, complete sequence genome encodes these proteins:
- a CDS encoding 5'/3'-nucleotidase SurE, which translates to MPRLQTYKERPVVLLTNDDGPPCASSPNIFSFCKLLQSRLGWDVKVVIPDCQKSWVGKAYAISDVISASYFYPLEPDGLTGDITTKSRPLREGETMEWMLLSGTPATCTNIALHNLYPGEIDLVVSGPNHGRNSSTAFALSSGTLGAALAGALSIPLPGPSTGEPSLHIDHIPCIAVSYGVVTRPVTDRIQELATDAAVDVCERLFDDWGWDEDHQLGRHLVQLYSVNIPLVEADLEKSSRKTAWTNIWRNSYGRLFKVTDQSEVRYDPGDHSNQNRPQKTEVPPESSKTSTAGPAAIPDSADPAAVTSKASSDGQLKFRFGPDMKPLLFPPIESLPVGSDAWAFAKGYIGVTPMRAQFAGPIEGRYGFGKEENEGKKAGNLWQ; encoded by the exons ATGCCTCGTCTTCAGACTTACAAGGAGAGACCTGTTGTTCTGCTTACG AACGATGATGGACCTCCCTGTGCCTCGTCACCGAACATTTTCTCCTTCTGTAAACTCCTTCAATCACGTTTGGGCTGGGATGTAAAGGTTGTTATACCAGATTGTCAGAAATCATG GGTTGGAAAGGCTTATGCGATAAGTGATGTGATATCTGCAAGCTACTTCTATCCTCTGG AACCTGACGGTCTTACTGGGGATATCACCACGAAATCTAGACCTCTGAGAGAAGGAGAAACTATGGAATGGATGCTCCTTTCCGGG ACACCGGCTACATGCACTAATATTGCCCTGCATAACCTCTACCCCGGAGAAATAGATTTGGTAGTTTCTGGGCCAAATC ATGGCAGAAATTCATCTACGGCATTTGCTTTGTCGTCAGGAACGCTAGGTGCAGCATTAGCAGGAGCGTTATCGATACCGTTACCAGGACCATCGACGGGTGAACCATCTCTACATATCGATCACATACCTTGTATAGCTGTATCATATGGTGTAGTCACCAGACCAGTAACAGACAGGATCCAAGAGCTGGCTACGGACGCTGCGGTAGATGTATGTGAAagattgtttgatgattggGGGTGGGAcgaagatcatcaattagGAAGACATCTCGTACAGCTCTATTCAGTCAATATACCTTTAGTAGAAGCCGATCTTGAGAAGTCAAGTAGAAAGACAGCTTGGACGAATATATGGAGAAACTCGTATGGGCGACTGTTCAAAGTCACTGATCA ATCAGAGGTAAGGTATGATCCTGGAGATCATTCAAACCAAAATCGACCGCAGAAGACAGAAGTACCACCCGAATCCTCGAAAACGTCTACCGCTGGACCAGCTGCTATACCCGATTCAGCAGATCCTGCAGCAGTAACATCTAAAGCGTCTAGTGACGGTCAACTGAAATTCCGATTTGGACCCGATATGAAGCCATTACTGTTCCCTCCTATAGAATCTCTGCCTGTAGGATCTGATGCCTGGGCTTTCGCTAAAGGCTATATAGGGGTCACTCCGATGAGAGCTCAATTTGCTGGACCTATAGAAGGTAGATATGGTTTCggtaaagaagagaatgaaggaaagaaagcTGGCAATTTGTGGCAgtaa
- a CDS encoding pre-mRNA-processing-splicing factor 8, which produces MSAPPGFGIAPPPGFSGQQNGNVEESRMDGDFFGQLSQDEIEKKARKWRQSQKKRFDSKRRQGGGGGIDFGKADLPPEHLRKIIKDHGDMSNRKFRNDKRVHLGALKYVPHAVMKLLENIPMPWEQVREVPVLYHISGAITFVNEIPQVIEPVYHAQWASMWLAMRREKRDRRHFKRMRFPPFDDEEPPMDYGDNVLDVEPLEAIQLELDEEDDEAILDWFYDPKPLLDTPHINGSSYKYFQLSLPQLANLYRIGRQLLSDYSDNNAFYLFDKKSFFTAKSLNIALPGGPKFEPLYRDTEAFDEDWNEFNDINKVIIRGVIRSEYKVAFPHLYNSVPRSVHIGPYHEPKNVYIKTDDPDLPAFYFDPLINPISQRVVQEAHTPLVSHEDSVFGFGNDEDEEEFELPEELEPFLENKDLSNDNTADAIALYWAPYPYNLRSGKTKRAQDIPLIKNFYLEHCPPDQPVKIRVSYQKLLKVYVLNALHHKRPKAMAKRNLFRSLKNTKFFQTTNLDWVEAGLQVCRQGYNMLNLLIHRKNLNYLHLDYNLNLKPIKTLTTKERKKSRFGNAFHLIREILRLTKLIVDSHVQFRLGNVDAFQLADGLQYMFSHVGQLTGMYRYKYKLMKQIRMCKDLKHLIYSRFNTGPVGKGPGVGFWAPGWRVWLFFMRGIVPLLERWLGNLLARQFEGRNSKGTAKTVTKQRVESHFDLELRAAIMHDILDMMPESIKANKAKTILQHLSEAWRCWKANIPWKVPGMPAAIENIILRYIKSKADWWASVAHYNRERIRRGATVDKAVVRKNLGRLTRLYLKAEQERQNGYLKDGPYISSEEAVAIYTSTVHWLESRKFAPIPFPPLSYKHDTKLLVLALEKLKEAYSVHGRLNQSQREELALVEQAYDNPHECLSRIKRLLLTQRAFKEAGIEFFDTYDKLIPCYDIEPVEKITDAYLDQFLWYESDKRGLFPNWIKPSDNEPPPLLVYKWCQGINNLTDIWDTQDGECVVMMETVLSRVYEKVDFTLLNRLLRLILDHNLADYITAKNNITLTFKDMSHVNAYGMIRGLQFSSFVFQFYGLVLDLLILGLQRASELAGPPGAPNGFLQFRDSDTETRHPIRFYTRYVDRIHILFRFSSDEARDLIQRYLSANPDPNNENMHNYNNKRCWPKDCRMRLNKHDVNLGRAVWWNVKSSLPRSLTTIEWEESFVSVYSKDNPQLLFSMSGFEIRILPRIRTQHGEQYSLKDGVWNLTQESTKERTAQAFLRVSDHAVNDFNNRMRQILMSSGSATFSKIINKWNTALIGLMTYYREAVVHTNELLDSLVKAENKVQTRVKVGLNSKMPSRFPPCVFYSPKELGGLGMLSMGFVLIPQSDLRWSKQTDSGGITHFRSGMTHEEDQLIPNLYRYLQPWEAEFLDSARVWSEYAMKRKEATASNRRLTLEDLEDSWDRGIPRVNTLFQKDRHTLAYDKGWRVRAFFSQYFRLRNQPFIWTNNRHDGKLWNLNSYRVDVIAALGGVEGILEHSLFKGTAFPTWEGLFWEKASGFEESMKYKKLTNAQRSGLSQIPNRRFTMWWSPTESINRANVYVGFQVQLDLTGVFMHGKLPTLKISFIQIFRAHLWQKIHESVTMDLCQVFDQELEALQIETVQKETIHPRKSYKMNSSASDILLFSSYKWQISRPSLLTDNRDTFDGTTSNKFWLDIQLRWGDFDSHDIERYARAKFLDYSSDSQSIYPSPTGVLIAIDLAYNLYSAYGNYFPGLKPLLQQAMAKIMKANPALYVLRERIRKGLQLYSSEPTEPYLNSSNYSELFSNQIIWFVDDTNVYRVTVHKTFEGNLTTKPINGAIFIFNPRTGQLFLKIIHTSVWAGQKRLGQLAKWKTAEEVAALVRSLPVEEQPKQVIVTRKGMLDPLEVHLLDFPNIVIKGSELQLPFQATLKMEKFGDLILRATQPQMVLFNLYDDWLKSISSYTAFSRLILILRALHVNNEKAKIILRPDRATITESYHIFPTLSDDAWMSVEVALKDLILADFGKRNSVNVASLTASEIRDIILGMEIAAPSVQRQQMAEIEKTTEAQSQVTALQTKTTNIHGDEIVVTTTTNYEQQTFASKSDWRVRAISATNLPLRVNHIFVGNDDVKDDAGSFTYVIPKNVLKTFIVNGDLRTQVVAYLYGSSPADNPQVKEIKAVAWVPQRGSNNGVELPSSLPKHDFLLKDLEPLGWIKTQSTELNHLSPADVTTQAKIMANHSEWGPQSICVTCAFTPGSVSLNAWELTVAGFEWGRKNQDVTGQNQGFNPSMANRVQLLLSDRILGMTLVPEGGVWNYGVGLTQSWSDKLPYSMTLDKPESFWAPCHRPNAFLNFASMEGDDAADVENSLE; this is translated from the exons ATGTCGGCTCCACCAGGATTCGGTATTGCTCCGCCTCCAGGATTTTCAGGTCAACAGAATGGAAATGTAGAGGAAAGTAGGATGGATGGAGATTTTTTTGGACAATTAAGTCAGGacgaaattgaaaagaaagcaagaAAATGGAGACAATcccaaaagaaaagatttgATTCAAAGAGGAgacaaggtggtggtggcggtaTAGATTTCGGTAAAGCT GATTTACCCCCGGAGCATCTCAGAAAGATCATAAAAGATCATGGTGATATGTCAAATAGGAAGTTCAGAAATGATAAGCGTGTACATTTAGGTGCATTGAAATATGTACCTCATGCAGTTATGAAGTTGTTGGAAAACATTCCTATGCCATGGGAG CAAGTCCGTGAAGTGCCCGTGTTGTATCATATTTCAGGAGCCATAACCTTTGTTAACGAGATACCACAAGTAATAGAGCCAGTG TATCACGCACAATGGGCATCAATGTGGCTTGCTATGAGACGAGAGAAACGAGATCGAAGGCATTTCAAGAGAATGAGGTTTccaccatttgatgatgaagaaccacCAATGGATTATGGAGATAATGTATTAGATGTTGAACCCTTAGAAGCTATTCAATtggaattagatgaagaagatgatgaagctatattAGATTGGTTTTATGATCCAAAACCATTATTGGATACACCACATATAAATGGATCAAGTTATAAATATTTCCAATTATCTTTACCACAATTAGCAAATTTATATCGAATTGGTAGACAATTATTATCAGATTATTCAGATAATAATGCTTTTTATTTGTTTGATAAAAAATCTTTCTTTACAGcaaaatcattaaatataGCTTTACCTGGTGGACCAAAATTCGAACCTCTATATAGAGATACAGAAGCTTTCGATGAAGATTGgaatgaatttaatgatataaATAAAGTTATTATACGTGGTGTAATTAGATCAGAATATAAAGTCGCTTTCCCACATTTATATAATTCAGTACCAAGATCAGTTCATATTGGTCCATATCATGAACCTAAAAATGTTTACATAAAAActgatgatccagatttACCAGCATTTTATTTCGATCCATTGATAAATCCAATCTCACAACGTGTTGTACAAGAAGCACACACACCTTTGGTATCTCATGAAGATTCTGTATTCGGATTtggaaatgatgaagatgaagaagagtttgaattacctgaagaattgGAACCATTCttagaaaataaagatttaagtaatgataatacagcCGATGCTATAGCATTATATTGGGCACCATATCCATATAATCTAAGAAGTGGTAAAACAAAAAGAGCTCAAGATATACCTTTGATCAAAAACTTCTATTTAGAACATTGTCCACCTGATCAACCAGTTAAGATTAGAGTTTCGTACCAGAAATTGTTAAAGGTTTATGTGTTGAATGCTTTACATCATAAAAGACCAAAAGCAATGGCTAAAAGAAACTTATTTAGATCTTTGAAGAACACCAAATTCTTCCAGACAACTAATTTAGATTGGGTCGAAGCTGGTTTGCAAGTCTGTAGACAAGGTTAcaatatgttgaatttgttaatCCATCGTAAAAATTTGAACTATCTACATTTAGATTAtaatttgaatctgaaacCTATCAAGACATtaacaacaaaagaaagaaagaaatcaagatttgGTAATGCTTTCCACTTGATCAGAGAAATTTTGAGGTTAACGAAATTAATCGTTGATTCACATGTTCAATTTAGATTAGGTAATGTTGATGCTTTCCAGTTGGCTGATGGTTTACAATACATGTTCTCACATGTTGGTCAATTAACTGGTATGTACAGATACAAGTATAAATTAATGAAACAAATTAGAATGTGTAAAGATTTAAAACATTTGATCTATTCAAGATTCAATACTGGTCCAGTAGGTAAAGGTCCTGGTGTAGGTTTCTGGGCGCCAGGTTGGAGAGTATGGTTATTCTTCATGAGAGGTATAGTCCCATTATTAGAAAGATGGTTAGGTAATTTGTTAGCTAGACAATTCGAAGGTAGAAACTCTAAAGGTACAGCAAAAACTGTCACCAAGCAGAGAGTTGAATCGCATTTCGATTTGGAGCTTAGAGCTGCAATAATGCATGATATCCTAGA TATGATGCCCGAAAGTATAAAAGCAAACAAAGCGAAAACCATCCTACAGCATCTTTCCGAAGCTTGGCGATGTTGGAAAGCCAACATCCCTTGGAAAGTTCCAGGTATGCCTGCTGCCATCGAGAATATCATCTTAAGATACATCAAGAGTAAAGCAGATTGGTGGGCTAGTGTGGCACATTATAATCgtgaaagaattagaagaggAGCTACAGTCGATAAAGCTGTTGTGCGAAAGAACCTCGGTCGATTGACTCGATTATACCttaaagctgaacaagaaagacaaaatgGTTACTTGAAAGATGGACCATAtatatcatctgaagaagctgttgctatatatacatcaacaGTACATTGGTTAGAATCTAGAAAATTCGCACCAATACCATTCccaccattatcatataaaCATGATACAAAATTATTAGTTTTGGCTttagaaaaattgaaagaagcaTATTCAGTTCATGGTAGATTAAATCAATcacaaagagaagaattagctttagTTGAACAAGCATATGATAATCCACATGAATGTTtatcaagaattaaaagattattattaACTCAACGTGCATTCAAAGAAGCTGGTATAGAATTTTTTGATACTTATGATAAATTAATTCCATGTTATGATATTGAACCTGTTGAAAAAATTACAGATGCTTATTTAGATCAATTTTTATGGTATGAATCTGATAAAAGAGGTTTATTCCCAAATTGGATTAAACCTTCAGATAATGAACCTCCTCCACTTTTAGTTTACAAATGGTGTCAAGGTATAAACAACTTAACAGATATTTGGGATACTCAAGATGGTGAATGTGTAGTAATGATGGAAACTGTACTTTCAAGAGTCTACGAGAAAGTAGATTTCACATTATTGAATAGATtattgaggttgattttggATCACAATTTGGCTGATTATATTACCGCCAAGAATAACATCACCCTTACATTCAAGGATATGTCGCACGTCAATGCCTATGGTATGATTAGGGGTTTACAATTCTCTTCATTTGTCTTCCAATTCTATGGTTTGGTACTTGATTTACTCATCCTTGGTCTTCAACGAGCAAGTGAGCTTGCTGGGCCACCTGGAGCACCAAACG GTTTCCTTCAATTCCGAGACTCCGATACCGAGACCCGACATCCAATCCGATTTTATACTCGATACGTTGATCGAATTCATATTTTATTCCGATTCTCTTCCGATGAGGCTCGAGATCTAATTCAACGATACTTAAGTGCCAATCCCGAtccaaataatgaaaatatgCACAACTATAATAACAAAAGATGTTGGCCTAAAGATTGTAGAATGAGATTAAATAAACATGATGTTAATTTAGGTAGAGCAGTTTGGTGGAAtgttaaatcttctttacctagaTCGTTAACTACAATTGAATGGGAAGAATCATTCGTTTCAGTTTATTCTAAAGATAATCCTCaattattattttcaatGTCAGGATTCGAAATTAGAATCTTACCTAGAATTAGAACTCAACATGGTGAACAATATTCATTAAAAGATGGTGTTTGGAATTTAACTCAAGAGTCAACAAAGGAAAGAACAGCTCAAGCTTTCTTAAGAGTTTCAGATCATGCTGTAAATGATTTCAACAATCGAATGCGACAGATTTTAATGTCTTCAGGGTCTGCCACGTTCTCCAAGATAATCAATAAATG GAACACGGCCTTGATCGGATTAATGACATATTACAGAGAAGCTGTAGTACATACAAATGAATTATTGGATTCTTTAGTCAAAGCTGAAAACAAAGTACAGACTCGAGTCAAAGTTGGATTAAACTCCAAGATGCCTTCAAGATTCCCTCCATGTGTATTCTattcacctaaagaattaggtggtttaggaaTGTTATCTATGGGTTTCGTATTGATTCCACAATCAGATTTGAGATGGTCAAAACAAACTGATTCTGGAGGTATAACACATTTCAGATCAGGTATGAcacatgaagaagatcaattaaTTCCAAACTTGTATAGATATTTACAACCTTGGGAAGCGGAATTCTTAGATTCTGCTAGAGTTTGGTCAGAATACGCaatgaaaaggaaagaagctACAGCATCTAACAGAAGATTAACTttggaagatttagaagattcTTGGGATAGAGGTATACCAAGAGTAAATACTTTATTCCAAAAAGATAGACATACTTTAGCATATGATAAAGGTTGGAGAGTAAGAGCTTTCTTCTCACAATATTTCAGATTGAGAAATCAACCTTTCATCTGGACCAACAATAGACATGATGGTAAATTGTGGAATTTGAATTCATACCGAGTAGATGTTATTGCcgctttaggtggtgtagaaggtATTTTAGAACATTCATTATTCAAAGGTACTGCTTTCCCAACTTGGGAAGGTTTGTTCTGGGAGAAAGCATCTG GTTTCGAGGAATCTATGAAATATAAGAAGCTCACCAACGCTCAAAGATCTGGTCTGTCTCAGATTCCT AACCGTCGGTTCACCATGTGGTGGTCGCCCACCGAAAGT ATTAATCGAGCGAACGTTTAT GTTGGTTTCCAAGTACAATTGGATCTTACTGGTGTTTTCATGCACGGTAAATTGCCTACATT GAAAATCTCCttcattcaaatcttcaGAGCGCACTTGTGGCAAAAGATCCACGAATCCGTCACTATGGATTTATGTCAAGTGTTCGATCAAGAATTGGAAGCTTTACAAATTGAAACTGTTCAAAAGGAAACTATCCATCCTAGAAAATCATATAAAATGAACTCCTCAGCTTCGGATATTCTCTTATTCTCTTCATACAAATGGCAAATATCAAGACCTTCTTTACTTACCGATAACAGGGATACATTTGATggtacaacatcaaataaattCTGGTTAGATATTCAATTAAGATGGGGTGATTTCGATTCACATGATATTGAAAGATATGCTAGAGCTAAATTCTTAGATTATTCAAGTGATTCACAATCAATTTACCCTTCACCTACAGGTGTATTGATCGCTATAGATTTAGCATATAATTTATATTCAGCATATGGAAATTATTTCCCTGGACTAAAACCATTATTACAACAAGCAATGGCAAAAATCATGAAAGCTAATCCAGCTTTATATGTAttaagagaaagaattagaaaaggtTTACAATTATATTCTTCAGAACCTACAGAACCATatttaaattcatcaaattatTCAGAATTATTctcaaatcaaattatttGGTTTGTTGATGATACAAATGTTTATAGAGTTACTGTACATAAAacttttgaaggtaatttaacAACAAAACCTATTAATGGAgctattttcattttcaatccAAGAACAGGTCAATTATTCTTGAAAATTATTCATACTTCTGTTTGGGCAGGTCAAAAACGTTTAGGTCAATTAGCAAAATGGAAAACTGCAGAAGAAGTTGCAGCTTTAGTTAGATCTTTACCAGTTGAAGAACAACCTAAACAAGTTATTGTTACTAGAAAAGGAATGTTAGATCCATTAGAAGTCCATTTGTTAGATTTCCCTAACATCGTAATCAAAGGTTCAGAATTGCAATTACCTTTCCAAGCTACTCTCAAGATGGAGAAATTCGgtgatttgatcttg CGTGCTACTCAACCACAAATGGTCTTGTTCAACTTATATGACGACTGGCTCAAATCCATCTCTTCTTACACCGCCTTCTCTCGACTTATTCTTATTCTTCGAGCTCTTCACGTTAACAACGAAAAAGCCAAGATCATTCTTCGACCTGATCGAGCTACTATCACTGAATCATACCACATTTTCCCAACTTTATCAGATGACGCTTGGATGTCTGTTGAAGTCGCATTGAAAGATTTAATCTTGGCTGATTTCGGTAAACGAAACTCAGTTAATGTTGCTTCTCTTACTGCATCTGAAATCAGAGATATCATCTTAGGTATGGAAATTGCTGCTCCATCTGTTCAACGTCAACAAATGGCAGAAATCGAGAAGACCACAGAAGCTCAATCCCAAGTTACAGCTCTTCAAACTAAAACTACCAACATCCATGGTGATGAAATCGTTGTTACAACTACCACCAATTACGAACAACAAACCTTCGCTTCTAAATCCGATTGGAGAGTTAGAGCTATTTCAGCAACCAATTTGCCATTACGTGTCAACCATATCTTTGTTGGTAACGATGATGTCAAAGATGATGCTGGATCATTCACCTATGTTATACCTAAGAATGTCTTGAAAACATTTATCGTCAATGGTGATTTACGTACTCAAGTTGTTGCTTATCTATATGGTAGTTCACCAGCAGATAATCCACAAgtcaaagaaatcaaagctgTTGCATGGGTACCACAAAGAGGTAGTAATAATGGTGTAGAGTTACCAAGttcattacctaaacatGATTTCTtattaaaagatttagaacCATTAGGATGGATTAAAACACAATCAACAgaattaaatcatttatcaCCTGCTGATGTTACTACACAAGCTAAAATAATGGCAAATCATTCTGAATGGGGACCACAATCTATTTGTGTAACATGTGCTTTTACACCTGGTTCAGTTTCATTAAATGCATGGGAATTAACTGTTGCAGGATTCGAATGGGGtagaaaaaatcaagatgtaacaggtcaaaatcaaggaTTTAATCCTTCAATGGCAAATAGAGTACAATTGTTATTATCAGATAGAATCTTAGGTATGACTTTAgtacctgaaggtggtgtttgGAATTATGGTGTTGGTTTAACTCAATCTTGGtcagataaattaccttATTCAATGACTTTAGATAAACCTGAATCTTTCTGGGCTCCATGTCACAGACCA